Proteins encoded in a region of the Gloeocapsa sp. PCC 73106 genome:
- the psaK gene encoding photosystem I reaction center subunit PsaK, with the protein MLNTGLVLLAATVPTTLVWSVKVGIVMAICNIIAIAIGKYGIQQPNAGPALPAPAFFGDMGLPALLATTSFGHVLGAGVILGLANIGAL; encoded by the coding sequence ATGTTAAATACTGGTTTAGTTCTGTTGGCGGCAACCGTACCAACTACCTTAGTTTGGAGCGTAAAAGTAGGGATAGTTATGGCAATTTGTAATATTATAGCGATCGCGATCGGTAAGTATGGTATTCAACAACCCAACGCAGGTCCCGCTCTACCCGCTCCCGCATTCTTTGGCGATATGGGTTTACCCGCTTTATTGGCAACTACGAGTTTTGGTCATGTACTCGGAGCTGGAGTAATCCTCGGTTTAGCTAATATTGGAGCTTTGTAG